A genomic stretch from Oculatellaceae cyanobacterium includes:
- a CDS encoding ABC transporter permease yields the protein MTNGSQPELIIEAGRTERQYWKDLWLYRELFYFLAWRDILVRYKQTVIGIAWALIRPFLTMVVFTVVFGQIAKLPSEGNAPYPILVFSAMLPWQFFATALSECSNSLLTNSNLISKVYFPRLIVPASAVIVSFVDFLVSGMILLGLMAWYNFVPTWRILTLPVFILIAFAASMGAGLWLAALNVKYRDFRYVIPFIIQLGLYISPVGYSSSRINEQWRLLYSINPMVGVIDGFRWAILGGESRLYLPGFTLSLLLVALSCVMGIWYFRKTERTFADVI from the coding sequence TGTATCGCGAGTTATTTTACTTCCTGGCTTGGCGGGATATCTTGGTACGTTACAAACAAACAGTTATTGGCATTGCTTGGGCGCTGATTCGACCATTTTTAACAATGGTTGTCTTTACTGTGGTATTCGGTCAAATAGCGAAATTACCTTCTGAAGGGAATGCCCCGTACCCAATTTTGGTATTTTCAGCAATGTTACCTTGGCAGTTCTTTGCTACTGCACTTTCAGAATGCAGCAACAGCTTACTCACCAACTCCAATTTGATTTCTAAGGTTTACTTTCCTCGCTTAATTGTGCCTGCTAGTGCGGTAATTGTTAGCTTTGTGGATTTCCTGGTTTCAGGAATGATTTTGCTAGGACTGATGGCTTGGTACAATTTTGTCCCAACTTGGCGTATCCTGACTTTACCAGTATTTATATTGATTGCTTTTGCTGCCTCAATGGGTGCAGGTCTGTGGTTAGCAGCATTAAATGTAAAATATCGCGATTTTCGTTATGTAATTCCGTTTATTATTCAGTTGGGTTTATATATATCACCCGTAGGTTATAGTAGTAGCCGTATTAATGAACAGTGGCGTTTACTCTACTCTATAAACCCAATGGTAGGAGTAATTGACGGCTTCCGTTGGGCAATTTTAGGCGGTGAATCTAGGCTATACTTGCCAGGATTTACGCTTTCGCTGTTGTTAGTCGCCTTGTCATGTGTTATGGGAATTTGGTATTTCCGTAAGACGGAACGCACATTTGCCGATGTGATTTGA
- a CDS encoding ABC transporter ATP-binding protein, whose translation MSETIIHVENLGKRYIIGHQQQEKYTALRDVIVNQTKSLGRKLLKPMGKKTPNPAFEEFWALNDVSFEVSRGDRVGIIGRNGAGKSTLLKILSRITEPTKGRIGIKGRVASLLEVGTGFHPELTGRENIFLNGAILGMSNIEIKKKFDEIVAFAEVEKFLDTPVKRYSSGMYVRLAFAVAAHLEPEILIVDEVLAVGDAQFQKKCLGKMEDVGKDGKTVLFVSHNMGTIQQLCNKGILLEQGKTKSIGSVREVVDEYLKSSTKGVQKNVMRQGNGKIRFDDFGVTDQEGNETTDFLMGDTICVYFSLIFYELVKLPVVSLEIKNSLNESFAHLVNIDDDFDIQTPELNQKVSFKVDIPQVFFTPSTYHITLWVGENMGIACDALVDCISIEILQGSKIKRLHPYPSHVKVFLNSKWQEIAG comes from the coding sequence ATGTCTGAAACAATCATCCACGTCGAAAACCTGGGAAAGAGATACATCATTGGTCATCAGCAGCAAGAAAAGTACACTGCGCTGCGAGATGTCATAGTTAATCAAACTAAGTCTTTAGGGCGCAAACTCCTAAAGCCTATGGGAAAAAAAACGCCCAACCCAGCCTTTGAGGAATTCTGGGCGCTGAATGATGTATCTTTTGAAGTAAGTAGAGGCGATCGCGTTGGTATAATCGGTCGTAATGGTGCTGGAAAATCAACACTATTAAAAATTTTAAGTCGCATTACTGAACCTACAAAAGGTCGCATTGGTATCAAAGGACGAGTAGCTAGTTTATTAGAAGTAGGAACAGGTTTTCATCCCGAATTAACTGGAAGAGAAAATATTTTTCTCAACGGTGCAATTTTAGGCATGAGTAATATTGAAATCAAAAAGAAGTTTGATGAAATTGTCGCATTTGCGGAAGTTGAAAAATTTTTAGATACTCCCGTTAAGCGTTATTCATCAGGGATGTATGTGCGGTTAGCTTTCGCTGTTGCTGCCCATTTAGAACCAGAAATTTTAATTGTCGATGAAGTTTTAGCCGTAGGAGATGCCCAATTTCAGAAAAAGTGTTTGGGCAAAATGGAAGATGTGGGAAAAGATGGCAAAACAGTGCTATTTGTCAGCCACAATATGGGTACAATTCAGCAACTGTGTAATAAAGGTATCTTACTAGAACAAGGTAAAACTAAGTCAATTGGATCAGTTAGAGAAGTAGTAGATGAGTACCTAAAAAGTAGCACCAAAGGCGTACAAAAAAATGTCATGCGCCAAGGTAACGGTAAAATAAGATTTGATGATTTTGGAGTTACAGATCAAGAGGGAAATGAAACAACTGACTTTTTAATGGGAGACACTATTTGTGTTTATTTTTCCTTAATTTTTTATGAATTAGTTAAATTGCCAGTAGTTTCTCTTGAAATTAAAAATTCCTTGAATGAATCTTTTGCTCATCTAGTAAATATTGATGATGATTTCGATATCCAAACACCTGAATTAAATCAAAAAGTATCTTTTAAAGTTGATATACCACAAGTATTTTTTACTCCTTCAACCTATCACATAACACTTTGGGTAGGTGAAAATATGGGTATAGCTTGCGATGCTTTAGTTGATTGTATATCTATAGAAATTCTGCAAGGAAGTAAAATTAAAAGATTACATCCCTACCCTAGCCATGTTAAAGTATTTTTAAATTCCAAATGGCAAGAAATAGCTGGCTAA